Part of the Pseudodesulfovibrio mercurii genome is shown below.
CCAGTTCCTCGTCCGGCGTCAGGTCGTTCTCGTCCAGGAACCGCTGCATGGACGCGACCAGGGAGGAAAACTCCCGCAACAGGACCGCGAAGTAGAGGTCGTCCTTGCTCTTGAAATAGAGGTACAGGGTCCCCTTGCCCACGGCGGCCACCCGGGCCACGTCGCTCAGGAGAACCTTGTGAAAGGGCTGCCGGGAAAACAGCTCCGCCGCCGTGTCCAGAATGCGCTGTTCCTTTTCCTTGTCTTCCTTCATGAGCCCTCTCCGCGACGTCGGCGGCCGGGACCGCCCGGCTTGGGGCGGCCGTTTCGATCCCGGTACTGACCGGTCAGTTTTCGAGAGGCATGGACTACGCCCGAATTAGTTGCATTGTCAACTACTGACCCCGGGTACTGGGATTTTTTCGCATTTCTTCACCAAGGGGCCGGTTCCGGACCGACCGGCAGGCCCTGGCGGGCCGCCCCCCTTGCCTTTTCGACCGCTGCGGCATAGTGTGAAAAACACATGCAAATCATACGGATGAAGGGATACGGCAGTGGTTAGACCCAATTTGCGACAGACCATCATATTCGGGATAGCGATCTTCACCCTGGCCTTCGGCTCCATCGCCCTGCTCTCCCTGTCGAACCTGAACCGGTTGCAGGAGGCGGTGCTCCTGGTGGAGCGGGCCGACGACCTGCGCAACCTGATCCTGGAAATCCGCCGCGAGGAAAAGAACTTCTTCCTGTACCAGGACGCGGCCCTGTTCTCCGTGGGCCGGGACAACCTGGACCGGGCCGGAACCATCCTCGACGAGCTGTCCGGCGAGATCGCCGCGCTCCACGGCCAGGCCCACGGCACGGAACTGGCGCGGGGCATGAAGCAGTACGGCGAGTGGCTCGCCCGGTTCGGCGCGGGCTCGGTGGACGTGGGCGAGGACTCCCCGGCCGCCCACGCCCTGCGCGAAACCGGCCAGAGCCTGGTGGAACACTCAAGGGCCATCGCCGAGCTGGAACGCGACAACATCCTGAACATCAACCAGCGGCTGCGCATGACCCTGTTCATCTCCATGGGCGTGGTGGCCCTGGTGGTCCTGGCCCTGGTCTTCTTCGTGTCCAAGGCCATCCTCGGGCCGCTGACCCAGGTCCAGGCGGCCACGCGGCGCATCGCCCAGGGGACCTTCGTGCCCCTGGCCGTGCGCGAGGACGGCGACGAGATCCAGCAGGTCTTCGTGGCCCTGAACTCCATGGTCGAGGAGCTGAAGAAGCGCCAGACCCAGCTGGTCCAGGCCCAGAAGCTCTCGTCCATCGGCACGCTCGCCTCGGGCATCGCCCACCAGCTGAACAACCCCCTGAACAACATCTCCACCTCGGCCCAGATCCTGGAGGAGGAGACCAGGGGACAGGACGAGTTCGCGGACAAGATGATGCACAACATCATCCAGGAGACCCTGCGCGCCCGGGACATCGTCAAGGGGCTGCTCGAATTTTCCCGGCACAAGGACTTCTCGCCCGCGCCGTGCAATCTGAAGGAAGTCCTGGAAAGCGCGGTGCGCCTGGTCTCGGGCCAGCTCGGGCCGCGCATCAACGTGGACATCCGCGTGCCGGACGACGTGACCCTGTACCTGGACCGGCAGCGCTTCCAGGAGGCCCTGCTCAACCTGATCATCAACTCCATCCAGGCCATCGGCGACGCCGAGGGAACCATCTCCATCACCACCTCGCGGGAGACGGACCACAAGGTCCTGACCATCGCCGACAACGGGCCAGGCATGTCCCCGGATACCCTGCAACGCATCTTCGACCCGTTCTTCTCCACCAAGGAGGTGGGCCAGGGCACGGGGCTCGGCCTGTACATCGTCTACGGCATCATCGAGGAGCACCGGGGGACCATCCGGGTGGACTCCACACCCGGCGAGGGGACGTCCTTCACCATCAAACTGCCCCTTGAACCCGAGGAGAACGCATGACCGCCGCGTCCATCCTGGTCATTGAAGACGAGCGCATCGCCCGCGAGAACCTGACCCACGTCCTGACCGGGAGCGGCTACGAGGTCACGGCCATCGCCTCGGCCGAGGAGGGGCTGCGCGAGTTGGACAAGAAGGAGTTCGACCTGGTCATCACCGACCTGATGCTGCCCGGCATGGACGGCATCCAGATACTCGAACACATCCGCGCCCACCATCCCCTGACCATCGTCATCGTGGTCACGGGCCACGCCACCGTGGCCAACGCGGTCAAGGCCATGCAGAAGGGCGCACACTCCTACATCGCCAAGCCGCTCAAGCTCGACGAGCTCAGGCTCCAGGTGGAGCGCGCCCTGGAGCAGCACGCCCTGTCCGTGGAGGTCCGCCGCCTGCGGGAGATCATCGCCCAAGGCAAGCGCGACCTGCCCCTGGTGGGCGAGAGCGACGCCTTCATCCAGCTCAAGAAGGACGTCCGCCAGCTGGCCCAGATGAACTGCAACGTGCTCATCCAGGGCGAGACCGGCACCGGCAAGGAGCTGGTGGCCCAGGGCATCCACATGCTCTCGGCGCGCTCGGGCGAGCGGTTCATGGCCATCAACTGCGGGACCTTCACGGCCGAACTCATGGACAAGGAGCTGTTCGGCCACGAAAAGGAGGCCTTCACCGGGGCCAACCGGGGCCAGAAGGGCATCCTGGAGGCGGCCGACGGGGGCACGGTATTTTTCGACGAGATCGGCGAGCTGCCGCTGAACATGCAGGTCAAGCTGCTCAGGGTGTTGCAGGAGCGCAATTTCCTGCGCGTGGGCGGGACCAAGGAGATTCCGGTGGACATCCGGGTCATTGCGGCCACCAACTGCGACCTGCACGAACTGGTGGAGCAGGGCGAGTTCCGCCAGGACCTCTACTACCGGCTGAACGTGGTCACCCTGCACGCCCCGCCCCTGCGCGAGCACCGCGAGGACATCCCCATCCTCATCGGCCACTTCCTGGAAAAGCACCGCCAGCCGGGCCAGACCATCAACGCCATCGACCAGGACACCCTGGACATCCTCATGTCCTACCCGTTCCCCGGCAACGTGCGCGAGCTGGAAAACATCGTCCAGCGGGCGCTGGCCCTGGGCCAGGGCACGACCTTCACGCCCGAGTTGCTGCCCGCCGAGATAGCGGCGACCGAGACCAAGGCCCCGCTGCCCACCCTGGAGGACATGGAGAAATCCTACATCAAGAAGGTGTTGGCCTCATCGGCCGGGAACAAGACCCAGGCCGCGCGCATCCTGGGCATCGACCGCGTGTCCCTGTGGCGCAAGATCAAGCGCTACCACCTGGAATAGCGCCCTACTGCGCGGCGTTCTCCGCCGCGCCGTCCGCAAGGTCCGCATTGTCCGCATCACACAGGGCGATGGCGGCGGCCTCCTCCATGGTCGTGACGTAGCGGATGTCCAGCCCCTCGACCACCTCGTCCTCGATGGACCTGACCCCGGCCTCGCAGCCGCGCGGCAGGATGACCACGGGGATGCCCGCGCTCCGGGCGGCCATGAGCTTTTCGCGCACCCCGCCCACGGGCAGGACCTCGCCCAGGAGCGACAGCTCGCCGGTGGAGGCCACGTCCTGGCGCACCGGCCGTCCGGTGAGCAGGGAGAGGAGCGCGATGGTGATGGCCACGCCTGCGGAGGGCCCCTCCTTGGAGACCGCGCCCGCCGGGATGTGCACGTGGATGTCCGAGGTGGCGTAGAACTCCGGGTCGATGCCGAAGGCGGCCGCGTGGCTGCGACAAAAGCTCAGGGCGGTCTGGGCCGACTCGCGCAGGACCTCGCCCAGGGAGCCGGTCAGGATGAGCTGCTTGGAGCCGCGCATGCGGGCCGCCTCCACGAAAATGATCTCGCCGCCGATCTCGGTCCAGACCAGGCTGGTGGCCAGCCCGACCTTGGGCCGCTTCTGGGCCGCGGTGGAGGTGAACGGCGGCGCGCCGAGCAGTTCCTGGAGCATGGCCCGGTCCACGGTGACCGCGCCCGCGCCCTCGGTCAGGACCCGCTTGGCCAGCTTGCGGCAGAGCGAGGCGATCTGCTGCCTGAGCCTGCGCAACCCCGACTCGCGGGCATAGCCCCGGATGAGCAGGTCCACGGTCTCGTCCGGGACGGTCACCAGCTTCTCGTCCAGGCCGTGCTGGGCCAGGACCTCGGGAATGAGGTAGCGGGTTGCAATCTGCAACTTCTCCCCCGGCGTGTAGCTGGGGAACTCGATGACCTCCAACCGGTCGCGCAACGGCGCGGGCAAACGCTCCACCCCGTTGGCCGTGCAGATGAACAGGGCTCCGGACAGGTCGAAGGGCAGCCCCAGGTAGTGGTCCACGAAGGCGGTGTTCTGCTCGGCGTCGAGCATCTCGAGCAGAACCGACGTGGCGTCGCCCTGGAAGTCCTGGACCGCCTTGTCCACCTCGTCGAGCATGATCACCGGGTTGCGGGTGCCGACCTTGCGCAGCCCCTGGATGATCCGGCCGGGCATGGCCCCGACGTAGGTCCGCCGGTGGCCGCGCAGCTCGGCCTCGTCGCGCAGTCCGGCCAGGGACAGGCGCATGAACTTGCGCCCCAACGCCTCGGCGATGGCCTTGCCGATGGAGGTCTTGCCCATGCCCGGAGGGCCCGTGAAGCAGAGCACGAACCCGCGCAGGTGCTGGGCGCGCAGGCTCTGCTCCCACAGCTCGGCCACGTACCGGCGCAGCTTGGTCAGGTTGACCGGCTTGCCCAGGTACTGGTCCGCGCCCCGGCGCATGGCGTCCACCGCGGTCTTCACCGTGGCGTAGCCGGTGATCATGATGACCTTGGTGTCGGGCCAGCGCCTGCGCAGGACCTGCAACAGCTCCATGCCGTCCATGCCCTCCATCTTCAGGTCCGAGACCACGATGTTGGCCGGTTCGCGCTCCATGGCGGCCACGGCCTCGAGCCCGTTGCCCACGGCCTCCACGTCGTAGCCGTCGGCCTCGAACACGATGGTCAGGTTCTCGCGGGCGATGAGCTCATCATCCACCAAAAGGATGCGCGGATTGCGCCGAGCGCACAGGCTCTTGACCGCCAGGAACTCCAGGACCCGGTCCTTGACCCGTTGCAATCCGTAATGGCGGGCGTTCAGGACCTCCTCGGCCCTGGCGATGTCCAGGTTGTCGCGGGTGGCCGTGTTCCACGGCAGGGAGAGGATGACCTCGAGAAAATTGAGGCTGATGGCGTATTCGGGCGAGGCCGGGTCAACGCTGTCCATGCGGTCGCACTCGGCGCGGGCCGTATCCAGGATTTCCGGCGGCAGCCCGGCGGATTCCACCTGCTCGCGCAGGGAGTCGTGGGCCCGGACCGGGGCGGCGGCGGGCGGTGCGGAGGGAGTCTCCACCGCGACGGGCGCCGCTTCCCGAGGGGTGGAAGCCTTGCGTTTGCCGAACCAGCCCATGACCGTTGCCTCCTGCTACCCGTTGAACGGAGAAACATCGCCTTTTCACAAGCGATGACGCCTTATTGGCCTATAATAGTTACCTATCACGCTAACTTGAAGTTGTTAAGGTTGCAATAAGCAACATCGGCCCATTTTGCCCCACCCCGATCCGAACCAACTTTTTCCAGGAACCGCGCCGCCCGGTAAAAAGGGCTTAACTCCTTGGCATACCGCATTTTCACCCCACTCGATCCAGGCCCTTCCGAAAAGCCGTTTACCGGGGAAAAACCGCTTTTTTCGCCCGTGTCACCACCGGGGCCACTTCAGCCGCGACACCGTTGCATCCTGCATCACCGCCGGAAACCGCCGAATGGCGGCGTATAGCCATATTCCGGCTGGAAATCGGGGGGCGACCGTTGCATTTGGCATCACACTGAGTCCCCACACAGGGTCGTCTTTTTATTTAATCTATATTTTTCAACATGTTGCACTGGATATCGGACTTGGCATGTGTTTTGATTCACAAGCCTGAACGCAGAGGTGAACAGGCAACCTCCAAACCTAAAAGCTAGGAGTTGAGACATGGCCCTCTTCAATGCAGTCAAGCAAGTTGTGGACAGGCATTATGCGGCGCAGGCCGCGGCAAACTGCAACACGTGCAGTGTGGGCACGTGGGTCGTCTGCCATGAAAATCATTTATTGGAGAAATCGGGAGGCTCTTCGATGAAGGCATTTTTCAAGCGAATCACCGGCACCCGCCGCCAACCCGTCACCACCGCTCCGACTGTCGCGGCGGCTGCCGCCGCCGACTGCGGCTGCCGCGAGAAGCAGCAGTGCAAAATCCTCATCGTCTGCAAGGGCCAGGAGTTCTCCCGGGGCATCGCCGACTACGCCGTGGACATGGCCTGCAAGACCCGCAGCTCCCTGGTGGCCCTGAACATCGACGAGTCCGGCAGGGACTTCGCCGGGTTCCGCAGCCAGGCCGAACGCAACATCGAATACTTCAACAAGAAGGCGGCCGACGCGGGCCTGACCTTCCGTCACGAGATCCAGCAGGGGGACGAGAACGCCATCGTCGCCCGGATGCACGAAACCGATCCGAGCTTCCGTTACGTCATGGACGACTCCGCAGCCGTCTGCAAGAACAGGAGCAGCATTCCCGTGTACACCCGAGCCACGTTGCGGGCGAGATAAACTCCGCCCGCAACGTCGAAACATCACGTTTCCCAAGGACGTAACATGACCCCGGAAATCATAACGGTTCTGGCCGTTCTCGTATTCGCCGTACTTCTCTTCATCTTCGAATGGGTCCGGGTGGACGTGGTCGGCATCATCATGATGGTGCTCCTGCCCCTGCTTGGCCTGGTCACGCCGCAACAGGCCATCAGCGGACTGAGCAGCAACGCCGTCGTCTCCATCATCGCGGTCATCATCATCGGCGCCGGGCTGGACAAGACCGGCGTCATGAACTCCATGGCCCGCGTCATCCTGCGCTTCGCGGGCAAGAGCGAATCGCGGATCATGACGCTCATCGCGGGCACGGTGGCCCTCATCTCCGGCTTCATGCAGAACATCGGGGCGGCCGCCCTGTTCCTGCCTGCGGCCAAGCGCATCGGCAACCAGACCGGCGTGCCGGTGGGGCGGCTGCTCATGCCCATGGGCTTCTGCGCCATCATCGGCGGCTGCCTGACCCTGGTCGGCTCCAGCCCGCTCATCCTGCTCAACGACCTGATGGTCGTGGGCGGCAAGAAGTACGAGGCCTTCGGCCTGTTCAGCGTGACCCCCGTGGGCCTGCTGCTCGTGGCCGCCGCGCTGCTCTACTTCATCCTGCTCGGGCGGTTCATCCTGCCCAACCGGTCCGAGGACGAAAGCTCCGGCCCCATGTCCTCCATCCTGACCGGGACCTACAACAACGTCGGCTCCCTGTTCGAGCTGGCAGTGCCCGCCGACTGGAGGAACGACGCCCCGCTCAAGGCCCTGGACCTGCGACCCATCTACTTCTGCACCCTGGTGGCCATCTGCCGCGAGAACGGCAAGCAGCACATCTTCGCGCCCCTGCCCGACGAGATCATCCGGCCGGGCGACCAGATCGTGGTCGTGGGCCCGCAGGAGTTCGTGGAGCACCTGGCCGAGGACCTCGGCTGGGAACTGCGGCCGGAACTGACCACCTTTGCCGAGGAACTCTCCCCCAACAACGCGGGCATCATGGAGGGCATCGTCACCCCCCGGTCCGAGTTCATGGGCAAGACCATCGCCGAACTACGCATCCGGGAACGATTCCAGGTCTCTCCCCTGGCCATCTTCCGGGGCGAAAAGATCTTCGTCAGCGGGCTTTCGGACATCATCATCGAGTCCGGCGACGCCCTGCTCCTGCACGGACGGTGGGAGATGTTCCACATGCTCAAGGGGCTGCCCGACCTGGTCTTCACCGAGACCGTCAAGGGCGAGCTGCTGCGCACGGACAAGGCCAAGATCGCGCTGATGTGGCTGGCCGTGTCCCTGGTCATGATCCTGGGCTTCCACGTCCAGCTGTCCATCGCGCTCCTGACCGGCGCCCTGGGCATGGTCCTGACCAAGGTCCTGACCATCGACGAGGCCTACCAGTCCGTGGACTGGATGACCGTGTTCCTGCTCGGCGGGCTCATTCCCCTGGGCATGGCCTTCGAGAACACGGGCGCGGCCAAGTTCATCGCGGACACCATCATGGCGGCCCTGGGCACGCCGTCCGCCCTGGTCCTGCTGGCGGTCATCGGCGTGCTGACCTCCTTCTTCACCCTGGTGGCCTCCAACGTGGGTGCCACGGTCCTGCTCGTCCCGCTGTCCATGAACATGGCCCTCAATGCGGGCGTGGACCCCAG
Proteins encoded:
- a CDS encoding S16 family serine protease, with the translated sequence MGWFGKRKASTPREAAPVAVETPSAPPAAAPVRAHDSLREQVESAGLPPEILDTARAECDRMDSVDPASPEYAISLNFLEVILSLPWNTATRDNLDIARAEEVLNARHYGLQRVKDRVLEFLAVKSLCARRNPRILLVDDELIARENLTIVFEADGYDVEAVGNGLEAVAAMEREPANIVVSDLKMEGMDGMELLQVLRRRWPDTKVIMITGYATVKTAVDAMRRGADQYLGKPVNLTKLRRYVAELWEQSLRAQHLRGFVLCFTGPPGMGKTSIGKAIAEALGRKFMRLSLAGLRDEAELRGHRRTYVGAMPGRIIQGLRKVGTRNPVIMLDEVDKAVQDFQGDATSVLLEMLDAEQNTAFVDHYLGLPFDLSGALFICTANGVERLPAPLRDRLEVIEFPSYTPGEKLQIATRYLIPEVLAQHGLDEKLVTVPDETVDLLIRGYARESGLRRLRQQIASLCRKLAKRVLTEGAGAVTVDRAMLQELLGAPPFTSTAAQKRPKVGLATSLVWTEIGGEIIFVEAARMRGSKQLILTGSLGEVLRESAQTALSFCRSHAAAFGIDPEFYATSDIHVHIPAGAVSKEGPSAGVAITIALLSLLTGRPVRQDVASTGELSLLGEVLPVGGVREKLMAARSAGIPVVILPRGCEAGVRSIEDEVVEGLDIRYVTTMEEAAAIALCDADNADLADGAAENAAQ
- a CDS encoding universal stress protein, whose protein sequence is MKAFFKRITGTRRQPVTTAPTVAAAAAADCGCREKQQCKILIVCKGQEFSRGIADYAVDMACKTRSSLVALNIDESGRDFAGFRSQAERNIEYFNKKAADAGLTFRHEIQQGDENAIVARMHETDPSFRYVMDDSAAVCKNRSSIPVYTRATLRAR
- a CDS encoding sigma-54-dependent transcriptional regulator, coding for MTAASILVIEDERIARENLTHVLTGSGYEVTAIASAEEGLRELDKKEFDLVITDLMLPGMDGIQILEHIRAHHPLTIVIVVTGHATVANAVKAMQKGAHSYIAKPLKLDELRLQVERALEQHALSVEVRRLREIIAQGKRDLPLVGESDAFIQLKKDVRQLAQMNCNVLIQGETGTGKELVAQGIHMLSARSGERFMAINCGTFTAELMDKELFGHEKEAFTGANRGQKGILEAADGGTVFFDEIGELPLNMQVKLLRVLQERNFLRVGGTKEIPVDIRVIAATNCDLHELVEQGEFRQDLYYRLNVVTLHAPPLREHREDIPILIGHFLEKHRQPGQTINAIDQDTLDILMSYPFPGNVRELENIVQRALALGQGTTFTPELLPAEIAATETKAPLPTLEDMEKSYIKKVLASSAGNKTQAARILGIDRVSLWRKIKRYHLE
- a CDS encoding sensor histidine kinase, producing MVRPNLRQTIIFGIAIFTLAFGSIALLSLSNLNRLQEAVLLVERADDLRNLILEIRREEKNFFLYQDAALFSVGRDNLDRAGTILDELSGEIAALHGQAHGTELARGMKQYGEWLARFGAGSVDVGEDSPAAHALRETGQSLVEHSRAIAELERDNILNINQRLRMTLFISMGVVALVVLALVFFVSKAILGPLTQVQAATRRIAQGTFVPLAVREDGDEIQQVFVALNSMVEELKKRQTQLVQAQKLSSIGTLASGIAHQLNNPLNNISTSAQILEEETRGQDEFADKMMHNIIQETLRARDIVKGLLEFSRHKDFSPAPCNLKEVLESAVRLVSGQLGPRINVDIRVPDDVTLYLDRQRFQEALLNLIINSIQAIGDAEGTISITTSRETDHKVLTIADNGPGMSPDTLQRIFDPFFSTKEVGQGTGLGLYIVYGIIEEHRGTIRVDSTPGEGTSFTIKLPLEPEENA
- a CDS encoding SLC13 family permease, encoding MTPEIITVLAVLVFAVLLFIFEWVRVDVVGIIMMVLLPLLGLVTPQQAISGLSSNAVVSIIAVIIIGAGLDKTGVMNSMARVILRFAGKSESRIMTLIAGTVALISGFMQNIGAAALFLPAAKRIGNQTGVPVGRLLMPMGFCAIIGGCLTLVGSSPLILLNDLMVVGGKKYEAFGLFSVTPVGLLLVAAALLYFILLGRFILPNRSEDESSGPMSSILTGTYNNVGSLFELAVPADWRNDAPLKALDLRPIYFCTLVAICRENGKQHIFAPLPDEIIRPGDQIVVVGPQEFVEHLAEDLGWELRPELTTFAEELSPNNAGIMEGIVTPRSEFMGKTIAELRIRERFQVSPLAIFRGEKIFVSGLSDIIIESGDALLLHGRWEMFHMLKGLPDLVFTETVKGELLRTDKAKIALMWLAVSLVMILGFHVQLSIALLTGALGMVLTKVLTIDEAYQSVDWMTVFLLGGLIPLGMAFENTGAAKFIADTIMAALGTPSALVLLAVIGVLTSFFTLVASNVGATVLLVPLSMNMALNAGVDPRVAALTVAVAASNTFVLPTHQVNALIMRPGGYRTIDYVKSGAGMTVLYMVVMLSALMLFY